The following proteins come from a genomic window of Candidatus Leptovillus gracilis:
- the aceB gene encoding malate synthase A, translated as MQLQELTIIGEISPEFAQILTPDALAFVHKLEQAFGQRRLDLLKRREERQAAIDAGQMPDFLPETAAIRQKDWTVARMPTDLQDRRVEITGPVDRKMIINALNSGANVFMADFEDSHSPTWLATIEGQMNLRDAVRREITYTDPSSGKFYQLNEKTAVLMVRPRGWHLSEKHVRLNGRAISASLFDFGLYFYHNAHALLERGTGPYFYLPKLESHLEARLWNDVFNLAQDELGIPRGTIRATVLIENIMVTFEMDEILWELKEHSAGLNCGRWDYIFSIIRKFRNYPDFVMPDRAQVTMTTHMMRSYSLLTIKTCHRRGIHAMGGMAAQIPIKSDPEANEKALGKVRADKEREAKDGHDGTWVAHPGLVGIAKEEFDKYMPTPNQIFRKREDVQVTTTDLLTVPQGTITEEGLRTNIDVGILYMAAWLDGNGCVPIYNLMEDAATAEISRSQLWQWVNNDNAVLTDGRSVNKDLYRAVAPSVLADIKARVGDAAFAQGKYTLAAELFEKLITDDHFTDFLTLTAYEYLN; from the coding sequence ATGCAGTTGCAAGAGTTGACGATTATCGGTGAGATTTCCCCAGAATTTGCGCAAATCCTGACGCCCGATGCCCTGGCTTTTGTGCATAAACTAGAGCAAGCGTTTGGGCAGCGACGTCTGGACCTGCTAAAGCGGCGCGAAGAGCGGCAGGCAGCCATTGACGCCGGGCAAATGCCCGACTTTCTGCCGGAAACGGCCGCTATCCGCCAAAAAGATTGGACCGTCGCCCGTATGCCCACCGACCTCCAAGACCGCCGCGTGGAAATCACCGGCCCGGTGGACCGCAAAATGATCATCAACGCCCTCAATTCCGGGGCCAACGTGTTCATGGCCGACTTTGAAGATTCTCATTCACCCACCTGGTTGGCGACCATCGAGGGGCAAATGAACCTGCGCGACGCCGTGCGGCGGGAGATTACCTACACGGACCCCAGTTCTGGCAAGTTTTATCAGTTGAATGAAAAAACGGCCGTTCTCATGGTCCGTCCCCGTGGTTGGCATTTGTCGGAAAAGCATGTGCGGCTAAACGGCCGGGCCATCTCCGCCTCCCTGTTCGACTTTGGTCTCTACTTCTACCACAATGCCCACGCCCTGTTAGAGCGCGGCACAGGCCCTTACTTTTACCTGCCTAAGTTGGAAAGCCACCTGGAAGCCCGCCTGTGGAACGATGTATTCAACCTGGCCCAGGACGAGTTAGGCATTCCTCGTGGAACCATTCGCGCCACTGTCCTCATCGAAAACATCATGGTGACGTTTGAGATGGACGAGATTTTGTGGGAGCTGAAAGAGCATTCTGCCGGGCTGAACTGTGGCCGCTGGGACTATATTTTCAGCATCATCCGTAAATTCCGTAACTACCCCGATTTTGTGATGCCCGACCGCGCCCAGGTGACGATGACCACCCACATGATGCGCTCTTACTCGCTGCTGACCATCAAAACCTGCCACCGGCGCGGCATTCACGCCATGGGCGGCATGGCGGCGCAAATTCCCATCAAAAGCGACCCGGAAGCCAACGAGAAGGCATTGGGCAAAGTGCGCGCCGACAAAGAGCGCGAAGCTAAAGACGGTCACGACGGCACCTGGGTGGCCCATCCTGGTCTGGTGGGTATCGCCAAAGAGGAATTTGACAAATACATGCCCACACCCAACCAGATTTTCCGCAAGCGGGAAGATGTGCAGGTGACGACGACCGATTTGCTCACTGTACCCCAGGGGACCATCACCGAAGAAGGGCTGCGTACCAACATTGATGTCGGCATTTTGTACATGGCTGCCTGGCTGGATGGCAACGGCTGCGTGCCCATTTACAACCTGATGGAAGACGCGGCCACGGCCGAAATTTCCCGCTCGCAGTTGTGGCAGTGGGTGAATAACGACAACGCGGTGCTGACCGACGGCCGTTCTGTCAACAAAGATCTCTACCGCGCAGTCGCCCCCAGTGTGTTGGCCGACATCAAAGCCCGCGTCGGCGACGCGGCCTTTGCTCAGGGCAAATACACCCTGGCCGCCGAACTGTTCGAGAAGCTCATCACCGATGATCACTTCACCGATTTCCTGACGCTGACAGCGTATGAATATTTGAATTAG
- the aceA gene encoding isocitrate lyase encodes MRSYKIDALKNDWQFNKRWNGVKRPYTAEDVVRLRGSIQIEYTLARMGAERLWQLLNEEKYVHALGALTGNQAVQMVQAGLKAIYLSGWQVAADANVAAQTYPDQSLYPANSAPALVQRINNALVRADQIYHLENKNGIHWFAPIVADAESGFGGSLNAYELTKAFIEAGAAAVHFEDQLSSAKKCGHMGGKVLVPTREAVQKLVAARLAADVMGVPTLIIARTDADAANLITSDIDDNDKPFVLPGERSAEGFYYTNAGIEQAISRGLAYAPYADIVWCETSHPDVEQARRFAQAIHAQFPGKMLAYNCSPSFNWKLNLDEETIANFQKELGEMGYAFQFVTLAGFHNLNAGMFELALGYRDRGMAAYAEFQQKEFTMQKEHGFRAIKHQSFVGAGYFDEIQLVISHGESSTVALKGSTEEEQFHAGNGKAAPTHA; translated from the coding sequence ATGCGTAGTTATAAAATTGACGCCTTAAAAAATGATTGGCAGTTTAACAAACGATGGAACGGCGTGAAACGGCCGTACACCGCCGAAGATGTCGTGCGTTTGCGCGGCAGTATCCAGATCGAATATACCCTGGCCCGGATGGGCGCCGAACGTCTGTGGCAGCTTTTGAACGAAGAAAAATATGTCCACGCCCTGGGCGCGCTCACCGGCAATCAGGCGGTGCAAATGGTGCAGGCTGGCCTGAAAGCCATCTACCTCAGCGGTTGGCAGGTTGCCGCCGACGCCAACGTCGCCGCCCAAACCTATCCCGACCAGAGCCTTTACCCGGCCAACAGCGCCCCGGCGCTGGTCCAGCGCATCAACAACGCCCTGGTGCGCGCCGACCAGATTTACCACTTAGAAAACAAAAACGGCATTCACTGGTTCGCCCCCATCGTCGCCGACGCCGAATCCGGCTTTGGCGGCTCGCTGAACGCCTATGAATTGACCAAAGCGTTTATCGAGGCTGGCGCAGCGGCCGTTCACTTTGAAGACCAGCTCTCATCGGCCAAAAAATGCGGCCACATGGGTGGTAAAGTCCTGGTTCCCACCCGCGAAGCGGTGCAAAAGCTCGTCGCCGCTCGCCTGGCCGCCGACGTGATGGGTGTACCTACCCTCATCATCGCCCGCACCGACGCCGACGCCGCCAACCTGATCACCAGCGACATTGACGACAACGACAAACCGTTCGTCCTGCCCGGCGAACGCAGCGCCGAAGGTTTTTACTACACCAACGCCGGCATCGAGCAGGCCATCTCCCGCGGCCTGGCCTACGCCCCCTATGCCGACATCGTCTGGTGCGAAACTTCGCACCCCGACGTGGAACAGGCGCGCCGCTTTGCCCAGGCCATTCACGCCCAGTTCCCCGGCAAGATGCTGGCCTACAACTGCTCGCCTTCCTTCAATTGGAAGCTCAACCTGGACGAAGAAACCATCGCCAACTTCCAGAAAGAGCTGGGCGAGATGGGCTACGCCTTCCAGTTTGTCACGCTGGCCGGGTTCCACAACCTGAACGCCGGCATGTTTGAGCTGGCATTGGGCTATCGAGACAGAGGCATGGCCGCTTACGCCGAATTCCAGCAAAAAGAATTCACAATGCAGAAGGAACACGGCTTCCGCGCCATCAAACACCAGAGTTTTGTCGGGGCTGGCTATTTCGATGAAATCCAGTTGGTGATCAGCCACGGCGAATCGTCCACGGTGGCGCTAAAAGGCTCGACGGAAGAAGAGCAGTTCCATGCAGGCAATGGCAAGGCGGCGCCAACGCACGCCTGA